The Gymnodinialimonas sp. 57CJ19 genome includes a window with the following:
- a CDS encoding LysR family transcriptional regulator: MSYLDNIRTFVRVYELGSMSAAGRDLRISPAVTSSRISQLEGHLSVRLFQRTTRNLSPTEHGKAFYSGACEILESVSNAEAQVVDITENPKGALYVAAPLGVGRRLIAPQVPGFLELYPDVNIRLRLTDRKVDLTTEGLDLAFFLGQPEDSNLRIRKIADVERVLCASPSYLKARGTPESGEDLLSGQHECLSLRFPGATEFRWQLQTPEGLQRFRVPGRYESDDGDVLTDWALDGRGIALKPVFEVAEHLEKRRLIVVGKKTPPTPIQMACLYTHRRMQDPKTRLFMDFVIDRVSEEIRSAEALAHLTR, encoded by the coding sequence ATGTCTTACCTCGATAACATCCGCACCTTTGTTCGCGTCTATGAGTTGGGCTCGATGTCGGCTGCGGGGCGGGATCTGAGAATCTCTCCGGCAGTCACGTCGTCGCGCATCTCCCAACTGGAGGGGCACTTGAGTGTCAGGCTGTTTCAACGCACGACCCGGAACCTCTCGCCGACAGAACATGGAAAAGCCTTCTATTCAGGGGCTTGCGAGATTTTGGAGTCGGTCAGCAACGCCGAGGCTCAAGTCGTCGACATTACGGAGAACCCGAAAGGGGCCTTGTACGTTGCGGCCCCTCTTGGGGTCGGGCGGAGGCTGATCGCGCCGCAAGTCCCGGGGTTTCTGGAACTCTATCCCGATGTGAACATTCGACTGAGGCTGACGGATCGGAAGGTGGACCTGACAACCGAGGGCCTTGATCTGGCGTTTTTTCTGGGCCAGCCCGAAGACAGCAACTTGCGCATTCGCAAGATTGCCGATGTGGAACGCGTTTTATGTGCGTCGCCGAGTTATTTGAAGGCGCGCGGCACCCCGGAAAGTGGCGAAGACCTGTTGTCGGGGCAGCATGAATGTTTGAGTCTGCGTTTTCCCGGCGCCACCGAATTCCGCTGGCAGCTACAGACCCCTGAGGGGCTACAGCGGTTCCGGGTTCCTGGCCGATACGAATCCGACGACGGAGATGTCCTGACCGATTGGGCGCTGGACGGTCGCGGTATCGCCTTGAAACCTGTGTTCGAGGTGGCGGAACATCTGGAGAAACGACGTCTGATCGTTGTCGGCAAGAAAACTCCGCCAACGCCCATTCAGATGGCTTGCTTGTATACGCACCGCCGCATGCAGGACCCCAAGACCCGGCTGTTCATGGACTTCGTCATTGACCGGGTCAGCGAAGAAATCAGGAGCGCCGAGGCGTTGGCGCATCTTACCCGGTAA
- the hdhA gene encoding 7-alpha-hydroxysteroid dehydrogenase — protein sequence MYKSSNFEVAGDVALVTGAGAGIGRAIAMTLGAAGASVMVSDLDLETARGVADEITAAGGTARAIACNVTVEEDLSAVVAETVAAFGKLTILVSNAGGGGPKPFDMPMDDFKFAYDLNVFSLFRLAQLAAPEMEKAGGGAMLAVTSMAGENKNRRMASYGSSKAATNHLIRNIAFDLGPKGIRVNGVAPGATRTAALESVLTDEIEAKMLEHTPIHRLGAAQDMANAALFLCSPAASWVSGQILTVSGGGVQELG from the coding sequence ATGTACAAATCTTCGAACTTTGAGGTTGCGGGCGATGTCGCTCTGGTGACCGGGGCAGGGGCCGGAATTGGCCGTGCCATCGCCATGACCCTTGGGGCGGCGGGGGCGTCGGTCATGGTCAGTGATCTTGATCTGGAAACCGCGCGCGGTGTTGCGGATGAGATCACGGCAGCAGGCGGCACGGCCCGCGCGATTGCTTGCAATGTGACGGTTGAAGAAGATCTGTCCGCCGTGGTGGCCGAGACGGTCGCCGCGTTTGGGAAACTCACGATCCTGGTCAGCAACGCCGGTGGCGGTGGTCCGAAGCCGTTTGATATGCCGATGGATGATTTCAAGTTTGCCTATGATCTGAACGTGTTCTCCTTGTTCCGGCTGGCGCAATTGGCCGCGCCCGAGATGGAGAAGGCAGGCGGCGGCGCAATGCTGGCGGTGACGTCGATGGCGGGGGAGAACAAGAACCGACGGATGGCCTCCTACGGCTCTTCCAAGGCGGCAACGAACCACCTGATCCGCAATATCGCGTTTGACCTCGGCCCCAAGGGTATCCGCGTAAATGGAGTAGCCCCCGGAGCCACGCGCACAGCGGCGCTAGAGTCGGTGCTGACGGATGAGATCGAGGCGAAGATGTTGGAGCACACTCCAATCCACCGCCTCGGGGCCGCGCAGGACATGGCCAACGCGGCGCTGTTTCTATGCTCTCCGGCGGCCTCGTGGGTCAGTGGACAAATTTTGACCGTCTCGGGCGGCGGCGTGCAGGAACTGGGGTAA
- a CDS encoding AI-2E family transporter, with protein sequence MTTPQPRTQTPRLQTIVHAILLVVMVGYLLVIGQSLLLPIFVAVISVYVLVSASNSLGNIPVIGQLPAWARRSIVLLAFVLAVVALTGVVISTGGQLLAEIPTYQANLEQLAERLIATAGFEVPEDWSGVWEATIGQINLQSVATTALGSLGSLAGVIFLVVIYAMFLMGERGGFAHKVAIALPGEGGVQAQSIISDINTRIGDYLAVKTLINVILASISYVVMWAFGVDFALFWAIFIGLLNYIPYVGSLIGVVFPVALTLAQFGSLQTTAFVLALLAGAQLWVGNFLEPKMIGKRVNLSPFVVLVSLTLWTSLWGVAGSILAIPLTSILAIILGHVPATRPIAVFLADDPDQPARGTP encoded by the coding sequence ATGACCACACCCCAGCCGCGAACACAGACGCCGCGTCTTCAGACGATCGTCCATGCCATCTTGCTGGTCGTGATGGTGGGGTATCTTCTGGTCATCGGGCAGTCATTGCTGCTGCCGATCTTCGTCGCCGTGATTTCAGTCTACGTTCTGGTGTCTGCAAGCAATTCGTTGGGCAACATCCCTGTGATCGGGCAGCTGCCGGCTTGGGCGCGACGGAGCATCGTCTTGCTCGCATTCGTTCTTGCGGTTGTAGCTCTGACGGGCGTTGTCATCTCCACCGGTGGGCAATTGCTGGCTGAAATCCCCACATATCAGGCGAATCTCGAACAGCTTGCCGAGCGCCTGATCGCGACTGCGGGGTTTGAGGTGCCGGAAGACTGGAGCGGCGTGTGGGAGGCCACCATAGGTCAGATCAACCTGCAATCCGTTGCCACAACCGCCCTTGGGTCGCTGGGGTCGCTGGCGGGCGTGATCTTCCTAGTGGTCATCTACGCGATGTTTCTGATGGGCGAACGGGGCGGCTTCGCTCACAAGGTGGCCATTGCCCTGCCCGGCGAAGGCGGTGTGCAGGCCCAAAGCATCATCTCTGACATCAACACAAGGATCGGCGACTACCTTGCCGTGAAGACCCTGATCAACGTGATCCTTGCCTCAATTTCCTACGTGGTGATGTGGGCTTTTGGCGTCGATTTCGCGCTATTTTGGGCCATCTTCATCGGTCTTCTGAACTACATCCCCTATGTCGGCTCTCTCATCGGCGTCGTCTTTCCGGTCGCGCTAACGCTGGCGCAATTCGGCTCGCTCCAGACGACCGCCTTCGTGCTTGCGCTGTTGGCGGGCGCACAACTGTGGGTTGGTAATTTTCTGGAGCCGAAGATGATCGGAAAGCGGGTGAACCTATCTCCTTTCGTTGTCCTCGTTTCCTTGACCCTATGGACATCGCTGTGGGGTGTTGCGGGCAGCATCTTGGCAATTCCACTCACGTCGATCCTTGCCATCATCCTGGGCCATGTCCCTGCCACGCGCCCAATCGCGGTTTTCCTGGCCGATGACCCCGATCAACCGGCACGCGGAACCCCGTGA
- a CDS encoding urate hydroxylase PuuD, which translates to MFDFLVMWDWIAFAVRWLHVITAMAWIGASFYFIALDLMLKPSPALPEGASGEEWEVHGGGFYRTVKYNVAPSEMPEHLTWHKWQSYTTWLSGAALLMIVYWVGGEIFLLDPNRADISLFLGILISAGSLGIGWLAYDFMCKSKLADHPTILMLLLFVILVIMSWGYNQVFTGRAALLHLGAFTATIMTANVFFQIMPNQRIVVKDLMEGRTPDAKYGKIAKVRSTHNNYLTLPVIFLMLSNHYPLSFATEYSWIIAALIFLTGVTIRHYFNTMHKTGKGPHWTWAVTVLLFIAIAWLSTAPMGDTYEEAEARAFTPYEEQFVQAATWEDARQIVMGNCSMCHAREPVWPGMMWAPRNVVLETDQDIARHAQQIVLHAGYSGAMPPPNAVSTMTPENRAILVAWYNEATRGAE; encoded by the coding sequence ATGTTCGATTTTCTTGTCATGTGGGACTGGATCGCCTTCGCGGTCCGCTGGTTGCACGTCATCACGGCGATGGCGTGGATCGGCGCATCCTTCTATTTCATCGCGCTTGATTTGATGCTGAAACCATCGCCCGCCCTGCCTGAGGGCGCCTCGGGGGAGGAATGGGAAGTTCACGGTGGTGGCTTCTACCGCACGGTGAAATACAACGTCGCCCCTTCCGAGATGCCAGAGCATCTGACCTGGCACAAATGGCAAAGCTACACCACGTGGCTGTCGGGGGCGGCGCTTTTGATGATCGTGTATTGGGTGGGCGGCGAGATCTTCCTGCTCGACCCCAACCGCGCCGACATTTCCCTGTTTCTAGGCATCCTGATTTCCGCGGGCTCGCTCGGCATCGGCTGGCTTGCCTATGACTTCATGTGCAAATCCAAGCTGGCGGATCACCCAACGATCCTGATGTTGCTGCTGTTCGTGATCCTCGTGATCATGTCTTGGGGCTACAATCAGGTCTTCACGGGCCGCGCCGCGCTGCTGCACCTGGGGGCGTTTACTGCCACAATCATGACCGCAAACGTGTTCTTTCAGATCATGCCGAACCAGCGGATCGTGGTGAAGGACCTCATGGAAGGGCGCACGCCGGATGCCAAGTACGGCAAGATCGCCAAGGTCCGCTCCACCCACAACAACTACCTGACACTGCCGGTCATTTTCCTGATGCTGTCCAACCACTACCCCCTGTCCTTCGCGACGGAGTATTCGTGGATCATTGCCGCCCTGATCTTTCTGACCGGGGTCACGATCCGGCATTACTTCAACACCATGCACAAGACGGGCAAGGGCCCCCATTGGACATGGGCCGTCACGGTTTTACTGTTCATCGCCATCGCATGGCTGTCCACCGCCCCCATGGGCGACACCTACGAGGAAGCGGAGGCGCGCGCCTTCACCCCCTACGAGGAGCAGTTCGTCCAGGCCGCTACCTGGGAGGATGCCCGTCAGATCGTGATGGGCAACTGCTCTATGTGCCACGCGCGTGAGCCCGTTTGGCCCGGCATGATGTGGGCCCCGCGCAATGTCGTGCTGGAGACAGATCAGGACATCGCGCGCCATGCGCAGCAGATCGTGCTGCACGCCGGATACTCTGGCGCCATGCCGCCCCCCAATGCGGTCTCGACGATGACACCGGAGAACCGCGCAATCCTTGTGGCTTGGTACAACGAGGCCACCCGCGGCGCGGAATAA
- a CDS encoding YdcF family protein, giving the protein MNRAGQTLRLVLLIYLQTLLIVVAVEFFWPRDTLPASADAIICLGGSASQEALGVDATQRAARCVDLFQAGVAPAVIFSGTVAAPLMAEYTLAQGVPEDAVFVEDRSRSTLQNARFTAGMLAPDARVVVVSNAYHLPRSAVSFWVMGYRDVALAAAGPPSLRPRPLLREALAIWFNMGRVVLWWATPWMDEAPRTALLA; this is encoded by the coding sequence ATGAACCGCGCGGGTCAAACCCTCCGTCTGGTTCTTCTGATCTATCTCCAGACGCTGTTGATTGTCGTCGCCGTTGAATTCTTTTGGCCGCGCGACACCCTTCCCGCGTCAGCCGATGCGATCATTTGCTTAGGCGGAAGCGCGTCCCAAGAGGCGTTGGGCGTGGATGCCACCCAAAGAGCCGCCCGCTGTGTCGACCTGTTTCAGGCAGGCGTTGCCCCCGCAGTCATCTTCTCTGGCACCGTCGCCGCACCTCTCATGGCGGAATACACCCTTGCCCAGGGTGTCCCGGAAGACGCTGTTTTTGTAGAGGATCGCAGCCGCTCAACCCTGCAAAACGCGCGGTTTACGGCGGGCATGCTGGCGCCGGACGCGCGGGTGGTTGTGGTCAGCAATGCTTACCACTTGCCCCGGTCCGCCGTTTCGTTCTGGGTAATGGGATACCGCGATGTGGCTTTGGCGGCGGCAGGGCCACCATCGCTTCGGCCCCGGCCCCTTTTGCGCGAAGCGCTCGCCATCTGGTTCAACATGGGGCGTGTGGTGCTGTGGTGGGCAACACCCTGGATGGATGAGGCGCCCCGCACGGCGTTGCTGGCCTGA
- a CDS encoding serine hydrolase: MKKMMTAAMAATLTLGAPAMAQETLDATASNPITMGWMQGFPPAADQMIRFTDPDYFAFPRLRWTVCHFRELMPTVAVRNGGTSDLPVALDAGINAVTFTPLGGGDEMTWDAAFDANYTDGILVLHQGRIVYERYDGCLNAQTLHGAMSVTKSLTGLMAEVLIAEGALDETALVGDLIPELADSGFGNATVGQVVEMTTALDYSEDYSDPDAEVWTYAQAGSPLPVPEGYEGPRSYFDYLQTVEANGTHGEAFGYRTINSDAAGWLIARTTGMSVADYFSDRIWSRIGAEREAFYTVDSIGTPFAGGGFNATLRDMGRLGQLILQDGAWNGEQVLPRAAIDRIRQGGSPQAFARAGYDLLPDWSYRGMWWVSHDDDGSFAARGVHGQTIWIDPTAEMVIVRFASHPVAGNAASDPTSLPAYRAVAEYLMSQTAPNLTGPEWVIEDIAGRGVIDNSPASLEFLPDGSLAGNASCNRLIGSYEATDTGLSVMLSGTTMMACPEAVAHQEQRLLALLPAAVSFEIDATGALVLTTDGGETIAARRR, from the coding sequence ATGAAAAAGATGATGACAGCGGCCATGGCCGCAACTTTGACACTCGGAGCACCCGCCATGGCGCAGGAAACACTGGACGCCACGGCGTCGAACCCGATCACGATGGGCTGGATGCAGGGCTTTCCCCCCGCCGCCGATCAGATGATCCGTTTCACGGACCCTGATTACTTTGCCTTCCCGCGCCTGCGCTGGACGGTCTGTCATTTCCGCGAATTGATGCCGACGGTTGCCGTGCGCAATGGCGGCACAAGCGACTTGCCGGTGGCATTGGACGCAGGGATCAACGCCGTGACCTTCACGCCCCTCGGCGGTGGTGACGAAATGACGTGGGACGCCGCGTTTGACGCCAACTACACCGACGGCATCCTTGTTCTGCATCAGGGGCGCATCGTCTATGAACGCTATGACGGTTGCCTGAACGCGCAGACCCTGCACGGCGCGATGTCGGTCACCAAGAGCCTTACCGGATTAATGGCCGAGGTCTTGATTGCAGAAGGTGCGTTGGATGAGACGGCCCTTGTGGGTGATCTTATCCCGGAGTTGGCCGATAGCGGTTTCGGCAACGCGACAGTGGGTCAGGTGGTGGAGATGACCACCGCGCTCGACTATTCTGAGGACTATAGCGACCCCGATGCCGAGGTTTGGACCTACGCGCAGGCCGGGTCGCCTCTGCCCGTGCCAGAAGGCTACGAGGGACCGCGCAGCTACTTTGACTATCTGCAAACGGTGGAGGCCAATGGCACCCATGGTGAGGCGTTTGGCTACCGCACCATCAACTCCGACGCCGCAGGGTGGCTGATTGCCCGAACCACGGGCATGTCGGTTGCCGACTACTTCTCTGACCGCATCTGGTCGCGTATCGGGGCCGAGCGGGAGGCGTTCTACACCGTTGATTCCATCGGCACACCTTTCGCGGGGGGCGGGTTCAATGCCACGCTGCGCGACATGGGGCGGCTGGGTCAGCTGATCTTGCAAGATGGCGCGTGGAACGGCGAACAGGTTCTGCCGAGGGCGGCCATTGACCGGATTCGCCAAGGTGGCTCGCCCCAGGCCTTTGCCCGCGCGGGCTACGACCTGCTGCCCGATTGGAGCTATCGTGGCATGTGGTGGGTCAGCCATGACGACGATGGCTCGTTCGCAGCCCGTGGTGTTCACGGCCAAACCATCTGGATTGACCCCACGGCCGAGATGGTGATCGTGCGTTTTGCGTCGCACCCCGTTGCCGGAAACGCGGCCAGTGATCCTACGTCGCTGCCCGCCTACCGCGCGGTGGCCGAGTATCTGATGTCGCAAACCGCGCCGAACCTCACGGGGCCGGAGTGGGTCATCGAAGATATCGCGGGCCGGGGTGTTATCGACAACAGCCCCGCCAGCCTGGAGTTCCTGCCCGATGGGTCCTTGGCCGGAAATGCCAGCTGCAACCGCCTGATCGGTAGCTATGAAGCCACGGACACCGGTTTGTCTGTGATGCTTTCCGGCACCACGATGATGGCCTGTCCCGAGGCCGTGGCGCATCAGGAACAGCGGCTGCTGGCGCTGCTGCCCGCCGCGGTCTCGTTCGAGATCGACGCCACCGGCGCGCTGGTCCTCACGACGGACGGCGGTGAGACCATTGCCGCGCGGAGACGTTGA
- the uraH gene encoding hydroxyisourate hydrolase, with product MAGYLTTHVLDTARGVPAEGIKIELFRIEGEARTLLKTLHTNDDGRTDEQILPADQFTTGTYELVFHAGAYLDAIGTPAEDPRFLDIVPLRFGMSEAAHYHVPLLLSPFGYSTYRGS from the coding sequence ATGGCCGGATATCTTACCACGCACGTACTCGACACCGCTCGGGGTGTTCCCGCTGAAGGTATCAAGATCGAGCTGTTTCGGATCGAGGGTGAGGCCCGCACGCTGCTCAAGACCTTGCACACTAATGACGACGGACGCACGGACGAGCAGATTTTGCCTGCCGATCAGTTCACGACGGGCACCTATGAGTTGGTATTCCACGCAGGCGCCTATCTGGATGCCATCGGCACGCCCGCCGAAGACCCCCGGTTCCTGGACATCGTGCCACTGCGTTTCGGCATGTCCGAGGCAGCGCATTATCATGTGCCGCTGTTGCTTTCGCCGTTTGGCTACTCGACCTACCGGGGAAGCTGA